Proteins from a single region of Streptococcus mitis:
- a CDS encoding DNA-binding protein, producing MPDITNGREKINTFLKEKGIKKTTLAVAYGFKRQEVTNILSGTTKGPRANSFILQVIEDYGIE from the coding sequence ATGCCAGATATCACAAACGGTCGTGAAAAGATTAATACTTTCTTGAAAGAGAAAGGAATCAAAAAAACAACTTTAGCGGTTGCTTACGGCTTTAAGCGACAGGAAGTAACAAATATTCTGAGTGGGACAACAAAAGGACCACGAGCGAATAGCTTTATTCTTCAGGTTATTGAAGATTATGGAATTGAGTAG
- a CDS encoding DUF4145 domain-containing protein, with protein MELSTVDHYFGIIGRTVTIQIPQTCPWCGIGNNPTNNEAGHLEIQEGRIFTMHHRCPSCKKYHMTNQECLHQADKTTMVLVYPNKVAINIDPLFIEHAPRFVEFYSEAVEAEKMGLENIAGTGYRSAIECLIKDYALDFKLDNKEYLSNPKLSFNNAIDRYIKDDELLKGALHFIREVGNDYTHWDKSSSISLPTMKHYVEIIIQIFKSKFMMKYLPDA; from the coding sequence ATGGAGTTATCCACTGTTGATCATTACTTCGGCATAATTGGAAGAACTGTAACTATTCAAATTCCTCAAACTTGCCCTTGGTGCGGAATTGGAAATAATCCCACTAACAACGAGGCAGGACATTTAGAAATTCAAGAAGGTCGCATTTTCACTATGCACCATCGTTGTCCATCCTGTAAAAAATACCACATGACAAACCAAGAATGTTTGCATCAAGCTGATAAAACGACCATGGTTCTTGTTTACCCTAACAAAGTCGCTATCAACATAGACCCTCTTTTTATTGAGCACGCTCCTAGATTTGTAGAGTTTTACAGTGAAGCGGTCGAGGCAGAAAAAATGGGACTAGAGAATATCGCAGGAACCGGTTATCGTTCTGCCATTGAATGCTTAATTAAAGATTATGCTTTAGACTTTAAATTAGATAACAAAGAGTATCTATCTAATCCAAAACTATCATTTAATAATGCCATTGACCGGTACATAAAAGATGACGAACTCCTAAAAGGTGCATTGCACTTTATAAGAGAAGTGGGCAATGACTACACCCACTGGGATAAAAGCTCCAGCATCTCTCTTCCTACAATGAAACATTATGTTGAAATTATTATTCAAATCTTTAAGTCTAAATTTATGATGAAGTATCTTCCGGATGCTTGA
- a CDS encoding helix-turn-helix domain-containing protein: MFSLFEKIKELCQKRGISINSLEETLGYSRNTIYSMKSKKPNAERLQEIADYFNVSTDYLLGRTDNPNIANSKEQFFFEGKEVNIEELASTAMRFNGKPLSDEDKKAIQNIIEIYLRKG, translated from the coding sequence ATGTTTTCTTTGTTTGAAAAAATTAAAGAACTCTGCCAAAAACGAGGAATTTCTATAAATTCCCTCGAAGAAACACTTGGATATAGCAGAAATACAATCTATAGCATGAAAAGTAAAAAACCAAATGCTGAAAGATTACAAGAAATCGCAGACTACTTCAACGTATCTACAGACTACTTACTTGGTCGTACAGATAACCCAAATATTGCCAACTCAAAAGAGCAATTCTTTTTTGAAGGCAAAGAGGTAAATATTGAAGAACTCGCTTCGACTGCTATGCGCTTCAATGGTAAGCCATTATCAGACGAAGATAAAAAAGCAATCCAGAATATTATCGAAATTTATCTACGAAAAGGATAG
- a CDS encoding ImmA/IrrE family metallo-endopeptidase → MTEKELASNLGIKIEVFEDVLFPDEAFYIPALKTMFLSDAISEDKRVQVALHEIGHRNHSTDIYENFRERCELEANRNMIHHLMKAELDIAEDKTVFNYLVFMEKYNLKTIADETMVKEEYKSLIG, encoded by the coding sequence ATGACTGAAAAAGAACTTGCCTCTAATTTAGGTATCAAAATAGAGGTCTTTGAAGATGTCTTATTTCCTGATGAAGCATTTTATATTCCTGCTTTAAAAACAATGTTCCTTAGCGACGCAATCTCTGAAGATAAGAGGGTACAGGTCGCTCTGCACGAAATAGGACATCGCAACCACTCGACAGATATTTACGAAAATTTCCGTGAGAGATGTGAGTTGGAAGCAAATCGCAACATGATTCATCATCTCATGAAAGCTGAATTGGATATCGCTGAAGATAAGACCGTATTTAATTACTTGGTCTTTATGGAAAAATATAACCTAAAAACCATTGCTGATGAAACGATGGTCAAGGAAGAATATAAGTCGCTAATTGGATAA
- a CDS encoding type II toxin-antitoxin system PemK/MazF family toxin, giving the protein MGSNRTNQEIAIYTATIIQELEDYIHHLQRMNDEENKRAEKIAQWVENWTKYLKIEQTFNPKSIQALKRGSIVYADFGFNVGMEYGGLHYAIVLNKEDARSNHLLHVLPLTSVKEKTDMSNLKYFQFPIGNEVFQLLSNKALQKVRELSEMYDRYSNKNYELTTRAKAIDSLINENKKLIENLENSLLSNSDEFFVNQTPTIRKNIEFGLSEALQIKQELKENEKLLTELNKKLTYAKKTITKTQNMNKDSIVLLNQVTTISKMRLYDPKNNNSILNGIVLSDDTMEKIEEALKNIF; this is encoded by the coding sequence ATGGGAAGCAACAGAACTAACCAAGAAATAGCTATATATACTGCAACGATAATACAAGAACTAGAGGATTATATCCACCATCTTCAGAGAATGAACGACGAAGAGAATAAACGAGCCGAAAAAATAGCTCAGTGGGTAGAGAACTGGACAAAATATTTAAAAATAGAACAAACTTTTAATCCAAAGAGTATTCAGGCTTTGAAAAGAGGAAGCATTGTTTATGCAGATTTTGGCTTTAATGTTGGAATGGAGTATGGCGGACTACATTATGCAATAGTTTTGAACAAAGAAGATGCACGTTCAAACCATCTTCTTCATGTACTGCCTTTAACCTCTGTGAAAGAAAAAACTGATATGAGTAATTTGAAATATTTTCAATTCCCAATTGGTAACGAAGTATTTCAATTACTATCAAATAAAGCTTTGCAAAAAGTTAGAGAATTATCTGAAATGTACGACCGTTATTCTAACAAAAACTATGAATTAACGACAAGAGCAAAAGCAATTGATTCTTTAATCAATGAGAATAAAAAACTAATCGAAAACCTTGAGAATTCCTTGCTTTCGAATTCGGATGAATTTTTTGTTAATCAAACACCTACTATTAGAAAGAACATAGAATTTGGACTTTCCGAGGCACTACAAATCAAACAAGAACTCAAAGAAAATGAGAAGTTACTTACAGAACTTAATAAAAAGTTGACATACGCTAAAAAAACCATTACAAAAACACAAAATATGAACAAAGATAGCATTGTTTTATTGAATCAGGTTACAACAATTAGTAAAATGAGACTTTACGATCCCAAAAATAATAATTCAATTTTGAATGGTATTGTACTTTCCGATGATACTATGGAAAAAATTGAAGAAGCACTTAAAAATATTTTTTAA
- a CDS encoding CD20-like domain-containing protein, with protein MKQERKVLGILAIIFGALALLGSWMPIINNFSFILAILALIFGLIGFAVNRKRPKTLAIIGTVLSVVSIAIVLATQAMYAKSLDKLGKDVEQAVSSASSSIESSQKEEDAKFNWTKEQFDALVTGDIANRGAGGSKYDDIVKEHGEPSDTNTSTVNDHENKTISYTSIGTKYKAVILSFAKQDDGTFLLITKVGNGLE; from the coding sequence ATGAAACAAGAACGCAAAGTTTTAGGTATTTTAGCTATTATTTTCGGAGCACTTGCTCTACTTGGCTCATGGATGCCTATTATCAACAATTTTTCATTCATTTTGGCTATTTTGGCTCTTATCTTTGGTTTAATTGGTTTTGCAGTAAACAGAAAAAGACCAAAAACACTAGCTATTATCGGAACTGTTTTATCTGTTGTTTCGATTGCTATCGTGCTTGCAACTCAAGCTATGTATGCTAAATCGCTTGATAAACTTGGTAAAGATGTGGAACAAGCAGTTAGTTCAGCAAGTTCTTCAATCGAATCTTCACAAAAAGAAGAAGATGCTAAATTTAACTGGACAAAAGAGCAGTTTGATGCGCTTGTGACTGGTGATATCGCTAATAGAGGTGCAGGCGGTTCTAAATATGATGATATCGTTAAAGAACACGGTGAGCCGAGCGATACTAACACAAGTACAGTTAATGACCACGAAAACAAAACAATCTCTTACACTTCGATTGGTACTAAATATAAAGCTGTTATCTTGTCATTCGCAAAACAAGATGATGGAACTTTCTTATTGATTA